A portion of the Anthonomus grandis grandis chromosome 19, icAntGran1.3, whole genome shotgun sequence genome contains these proteins:
- the LOC126747609 gene encoding uncharacterized protein LOC126747609, which yields MPSNIDEDNLLRECHCGDIVEDEEKTFVYVEGTQNDKTFSEDDSDLRDTVWYNMKPPKLFFADYSPAVTARQVQIKRIQLQGKRKLAGEDETATKKEKINVSIQKKKVAVKYLSDTSLESMV from the exons ATGCCCTCAAACATCGACGAGGATAATTTACTAAGAGAATGCCACTGTGGCGACATAGTCGAGGACGAAGAAAAGACTTTCGTCTACGTAGAAGGGACTCAAAATGATAAAACGTTCTCGGAGGACGATTCCGATCTTAGGGACACCGTGTGGTACAACATGAAACCGCCCAAGTTATTTTTTGCCGATTATTCTCCTGCTGTTACTGCCAGACAG GTTCAGATTAAAAGGATTCAGCTGCAAGGTAAGCGTAAGTTGGCGGGTGAAGACGAAACTGCCActaaaaaggagaaaattaacGTGAGCATCCAAAAGAAGAAGGTTGCCGTTAAATATTTGTCCGATACTTCTTTGGAAAGCATGGTATAG